From one Oncorhynchus masou masou isolate Uvic2021 unplaced genomic scaffold, UVic_Omas_1.1 unplaced_scaffold_3601, whole genome shotgun sequence genomic stretch:
- the LOC135534576 gene encoding mitogen-activated protein kinase kinase kinase 2-like: MSGTGIKSVTGTPYWMSPEVINGEGYGRKADVWSVACTVVEMLTQKPPWAEFEAMAAIFKIATQPTKPFLPEGVSEAARDFVRQVFIEEKWRPTAENLLSHPFVQGGF; this comes from the exons ATGTCAGGAACTGGCATCAAATCTGTCACCGGCACGCCTTACTGGATGAGCCCAGAAGTCATCAACGGAGAAGGATACGGACGCAAAGCTGATGTCTG GTCTGTGGCGTGCACAGTGGTGGAGATGCTTACCCAGAAGCCTCCCTGGGCGGAATTCGAGGCCATGGCAGCTATCTTTAAGATAGCCACGCAGCCCACCAAGCCCTTCCTCCCTGAGGGTGTTTCCGAGGCCGCCCGGGACTTTGTGCGCCAGGTGTTCATAGAGGAGAAGTGGCGTCCCACGGCCGAGAACCTCCTCTCACACCCCTTCGTCCAAGGGGGGTTCTGA